The Platichthys flesus chromosome 8, fPlaFle2.1, whole genome shotgun sequence genome has a window encoding:
- the ogt.1 gene encoding UDP-N-acetylglucosamine--peptide N-acetylglucosaminyltransferase 110 kDa subunit isoform X6 has translation MASSVGNVADSTEPTKRMLSFQGLAELAHREYQSGDFEAAERHCMQLWRQEPDNTGVLLLLSSIHFQCRRLDRSAHFSTLAIKQNPMLAEAYSNLGNVYKERGQLQEAIEHYRHALRLKPDFIDGYINLAAALVAAGDMEGAVQAYVSALQYNPDLYCVRSDLGNLLKALGRLEEAKACYLKAIETQPNFAVAWSNLGCVFNAQGEIWLAIHHFEKAVTLDPNFLDAYINLGNVLKEARIFDRAVAGYLRALSLSPNHAVVHGNLACVYYEQGLIDLAIDTYRRAIELQPHFPDAYCNLANALKEKGNVSEAEECYNTALRLCPTHADSLNNLANIKREQGNIEDAVQLYRKALEVFPEFAAAHSNLASVLQQQGKLQEALMHYKEAIRISPTFADAYSNMGNTLKEMQDVQGALQCYTRAIQINPAFADAHSNLASIHKDSGNIPEAIASYRTALKLKPDFPDAYCNLAHCLQIVCDWTDYDERMKKLVSIVADQLDKNRLPSVHPHHSMLYPLSHNFRKAIAERHGNLCLDKVNALNKPAFEYPKDLKASSGRLRVGYVSSDFGNHPTSHLMQSIPGMHNPEKFEVFCYALSPDDSTNFRVKVVAEAHHFTDLSQIPCNGKAADRIHQDGLHILVNMNGYTKGARNELFALRPAPLQCMWLGYPGTSGAPFMDYIITDKETSPLEVAEQYSEKLAYMPHTFFIGDHANMFPHLKKKAVIDFKSNGHIFDNRIVLNGIDLKAFLDSLPDVKVIKMKCDNNQEPAGETNGALSMPVIPMNTAAEAIINMINQGQIQVTINGFTVSNGLATTQINNKAATGEEVPRTIVVTTRSQYGLPEDSIVYCNFNQLYKIDPPTLQMWANILKRVSNSVLWLLRFPAVGEPNIQQYAQNMGLPGSRIIFSPVAPKEEHVRRGQLADVCLDTPLCNGHTTGMDVLWAGTPMVTMPGETLASRVAASQLRCLGCPELIAQSRQDYEDIAVKLGSDMEYLKMVRARVWRQRICSPLFNTKQYSMDLERLYLQMWDHHSKGHKPEPLVNFQTETSENA, from the exons GTCCGCTCACTTCAGCACCTTGGCCATCAAACAGAACCCAATGTTGGCCGAGGCCTACTCCAACCTAGGGAATGTGTACAAGGAGCGCGGCCAGCTCCAGGAGGCCATAGAGCATTATCGCCATGCTCTGAGACTGAAGCCAGATTTTATTGACGGATACATCAACCTGGCAGCAGCGCTGGTGGCCGCGGGGGACATGGAGGGAGCAGTGCAGGCTTATGTGTCAGCGTTACAGTATAACCCT gatCTTTACTGTGTGCGCAGTGACTTGGGCAACTTGCTCAAAGCCCTTGGGCGTTTGGAAGAGGCCAAG GCTTGTTACCTGAAAGCCATTGAGACTCAGCCCAACTTTGCAGTGGCTTGGAGCAACCTGGGCTGTGTCTTCAATGCCCAGGGAGAGATATGGCTGGCCATACACCATTTTGAAAAG GCTGTCACTCTGGACCCAAATTTCCTGGATGCTTATATCAACTTAGGAAATGTTTTGAAGGAAGCCAGAATCTTTGACAG GGCTGTCGCTGGTTACCTGAGAGCCCTGAGTCTTAGCCCCAACCATGCAGTTGTCCATGGAAACCTGGCCTGTGTCTACTACGAGCAAGGTCTCATTGACCTGGCTATTGACACTTACCGTCGTGCTATTGAACTGCAGCCCCACTTCCCAGATGCCTACTGCAACTTGGCAAATGCCCTGAAGGAGAAAGGCAAT GTGTCGGAAGCAGAAGAGTGCTACAACACGGCCCTGCGTTTGTGTCCAACTCACGCAGACTCCCTTAACAACTTAGCCAATATCAAGCGTGAGCAGGGCAACATTGAGGATGCAGTGCAGCTGTACAGAAAAGCCCTAGAG GTGTTCCCAGAGTTTGCAGCAGCTCACTCTAACTTGGCCagtgtcctgcagcagcaggggaaACTCCAGGAGGCACTCATGCACTACAAGGAGGCCATTAG AATCAGCCCCACATTTGCTGATGCCTACTCAAACATGGGTAATACACTGAAGGAGATGCAGGATGTACAAGGGGCACTACAATGCTACACCCGTGCCATCCAGATAAACCCTGCCTTTGCTGATGCTCACAGCAATTTGGCCTCAATCCACAAG GATTCTGGAAACATCCCAGAGGCCATTGCATCTTACCGCACAGCCTTGAAGCTCAAGCCAGACTTCCCAGATGCTTACTGCAACTTGGCGCATTGCCTCCAG ATTGTGTGTGACTGGACAGATTATGATGAGCGAATGAAGAAGCTTGTGAGCATCGTCGCTGATCAGCTGGATAAGAACCGCTTGCCTTCAGTGCACCCACACCACAGCATGCTTTACCCACTCTCTCACAACTTCCGCAAGGCAATTGCTGAGCGCCATGGGAACCTTTGCCTGGACAAG GTCAACGCGCTGAACAAACCTGCTTTTGAGTATCCAAAGGACCTGAAGGCCAGCAGTGGACGTCTGCGTGTCGGATATGTCAGCTCTGACTTTGGTAACCACCCGACGTCTCATCTGATGCAGTCCATTCCTGGAATGCACAATCCTGAGAAATTTGAG GTGTTCTGCTATGCGCTAAGCCCAGACGATAGCACCAACTTTCGTGTCAAAGTGGTAGCGGAGGCTCATCATTTCACAGACCTCTCACAG ATCCCTTGCAATGGCAAGGCAGCTGATCGTATTCACCAGGACGGACTTCACATTCTTGTCAACATGAACGGATACACCAAAGGAGCCCGAAATGAGCTTTTCGCCCTCCGCCCAGCCCCATTACAG tgtatgTGGCTGGGTTACCCTGGAACCAGCGGGGCTCCCTTCATGGACTACATCATCACTGACAAGGAGACGTCACCTTTGGAGGTGGCCGAGCAGTATTCTGAAAAGCTTGCCTACATGCCCCACACGTTCTTCATTGGAGATCACGCCAACATGTTCCCTCACCTCAAG AAAAAGGCAGTGATTGATTTCAAGTCTAATGGACACATCTTCGACAACCGCATAGTCCTTAATGGTATTGATCTGAAGGCCTTCCTGGACAGTCTGCCAGATGTCAAAGTAATAAAG ATGAAGTGTGACAACAACCAGGAACCTGCTGGGGAAACTAATGGAGCTCTCTCCATGCCAGTTATTCCCATGAACACTGCAGCTGAAGCCATCATCAACATGATCAATCAAGGTCAAATCCAGGTCACAATTAATGGCTTCACTGTCAGCAATGGCCTGGCCACCACACAG ATCAACAACAAAGCTGCTACTGGAGAGGAGGTTCCCCGCACAATCGTTGTGACAACCCGCTCCCAGTATGGTCTTCCAGAGGACTCCATCGTCTACTGCAACTTCAACCAGCTCTACAAGATTGACCCCCCTACTCTTCAGATGTGGGCCAAT ATCCTGAAGCGTGTATCCAACAGCGTGTTGTGGCTTCTTCGCTTCCCTGCCGTGGGCGAGCCAAACATCCAGCAGTATGCTCAGAACATGGGTCTGCCTGGCTCTCGCATCATCTTCTCCCCTGTGGCACCCAAGGAGGAGCATGTGAGGAGGGGCCAACTGGCTGATGTGTGCTTGGACACTCCTCTTTGCAATGGTCATACCACAGGCATGGATGTTCTCTGGGCTGGAACACCCATGGTCACCATGCCAG GTGAGACCCTCGCCTCCCGTGTGGCTGCCTCACAGCTCAGATGTCTGGGCTGCCCTGAGCTAATAGCCCAGAGTCGTCAGGACTATGAGGACATAGCGGTCAAACTGGGCTCTGACATGGAATA CCTGAAGATGGTTAGAGCACGTGTGTGGAGGCAGCGAATCTGCAGCCCTCTTTTCAACACCAAGCAATACTCCATGGACCTGGAGAGGCTCTACCTGCAGATGTGGGACCACCATAGCAAGGGCCACAAGCCAGAACCTCTGGTCAACTTCCAAACAGAGACGAGTGAGAACGCCTGA
- the ogt.1 gene encoding UDP-N-acetylglucosamine--peptide N-acetylglucosaminyltransferase 110 kDa subunit isoform X8, with protein sequence MACYLKAIETQPNFAVAWSNLGCVFNAQGEIWLAIHHFEKAVTLDPNFLDAYINLGNVLKEARIFDRAVAGYLRALSLSPNHAVVHGNLACVYYEQGLIDLAIDTYRRAIELQPHFPDAYCNLANALKEKGNVSEAEECYNTALRLCPTHADSLNNLANIKREQGNIEDAVQLYRKALEVFPEFAAAHSNLASVLQQQGKLQEALMHYKEAIRISPTFADAYSNMGNTLKEMQDVQGALQCYTRAIQINPAFADAHSNLASIHKDSGNIPEAIASYRTALKLKPDFPDAYCNLAHCLQIVCDWTDYDERMKKLVSIVADQLDKNRLPSVHPHHSMLYPLSHNFRKAIAERHGNLCLDKVHKMMKVNALNKPAFEYPKDLKASSGRLRVGYVSSDFGNHPTSHLMQSIPGMHNPEKFEVFCYALSPDDSTNFRVKVVAEAHHFTDLSQIPCNGKAADRIHQDGLHILVNMNGYTKGARNELFALRPAPLQCMWLGYPGTSGAPFMDYIITDKETSPLEVAEQYSEKLAYMPHTFFIGDHANMFPHLKKKAVIDFKSNGHIFDNRIVLNGIDLKAFLDSLPDVKVIKMKCDNNQEPAGETNGALSMPVIPMNTAAEAIINMINQGQIQVTINGFTVSNGLATTQIFSAATQTMFLKINNKAATGEEVPRTIVVTTRSQYGLPEDSIVYCNFNQLYKIDPPTLQMWANILKRVSNSVLWLLRFPAVGEPNIQQYAQNMGLPGSRIIFSPVAPKEEHVRRGQLADVCLDTPLCNGHTTGMDVLWAGTPMVTMPGETLASRVAASQLRCLGCPELIAQSRQDYEDIAVKLGSDMEYLKMVRARVWRQRICSPLFNTKQYSMDLERLYLQMWDHHSKGHKPEPLVNFQTETSENA encoded by the exons ATG GCTTGTTACCTGAAAGCCATTGAGACTCAGCCCAACTTTGCAGTGGCTTGGAGCAACCTGGGCTGTGTCTTCAATGCCCAGGGAGAGATATGGCTGGCCATACACCATTTTGAAAAG GCTGTCACTCTGGACCCAAATTTCCTGGATGCTTATATCAACTTAGGAAATGTTTTGAAGGAAGCCAGAATCTTTGACAG GGCTGTCGCTGGTTACCTGAGAGCCCTGAGTCTTAGCCCCAACCATGCAGTTGTCCATGGAAACCTGGCCTGTGTCTACTACGAGCAAGGTCTCATTGACCTGGCTATTGACACTTACCGTCGTGCTATTGAACTGCAGCCCCACTTCCCAGATGCCTACTGCAACTTGGCAAATGCCCTGAAGGAGAAAGGCAAT GTGTCGGAAGCAGAAGAGTGCTACAACACGGCCCTGCGTTTGTGTCCAACTCACGCAGACTCCCTTAACAACTTAGCCAATATCAAGCGTGAGCAGGGCAACATTGAGGATGCAGTGCAGCTGTACAGAAAAGCCCTAGAG GTGTTCCCAGAGTTTGCAGCAGCTCACTCTAACTTGGCCagtgtcctgcagcagcaggggaaACTCCAGGAGGCACTCATGCACTACAAGGAGGCCATTAG AATCAGCCCCACATTTGCTGATGCCTACTCAAACATGGGTAATACACTGAAGGAGATGCAGGATGTACAAGGGGCACTACAATGCTACACCCGTGCCATCCAGATAAACCCTGCCTTTGCTGATGCTCACAGCAATTTGGCCTCAATCCACAAG GATTCTGGAAACATCCCAGAGGCCATTGCATCTTACCGCACAGCCTTGAAGCTCAAGCCAGACTTCCCAGATGCTTACTGCAACTTGGCGCATTGCCTCCAG ATTGTGTGTGACTGGACAGATTATGATGAGCGAATGAAGAAGCTTGTGAGCATCGTCGCTGATCAGCTGGATAAGAACCGCTTGCCTTCAGTGCACCCACACCACAGCATGCTTTACCCACTCTCTCACAACTTCCGCAAGGCAATTGCTGAGCGCCATGGGAACCTTTGCCTGGACAAGGTACACAAAATGATGAAA GTCAACGCGCTGAACAAACCTGCTTTTGAGTATCCAAAGGACCTGAAGGCCAGCAGTGGACGTCTGCGTGTCGGATATGTCAGCTCTGACTTTGGTAACCACCCGACGTCTCATCTGATGCAGTCCATTCCTGGAATGCACAATCCTGAGAAATTTGAG GTGTTCTGCTATGCGCTAAGCCCAGACGATAGCACCAACTTTCGTGTCAAAGTGGTAGCGGAGGCTCATCATTTCACAGACCTCTCACAG ATCCCTTGCAATGGCAAGGCAGCTGATCGTATTCACCAGGACGGACTTCACATTCTTGTCAACATGAACGGATACACCAAAGGAGCCCGAAATGAGCTTTTCGCCCTCCGCCCAGCCCCATTACAG tgtatgTGGCTGGGTTACCCTGGAACCAGCGGGGCTCCCTTCATGGACTACATCATCACTGACAAGGAGACGTCACCTTTGGAGGTGGCCGAGCAGTATTCTGAAAAGCTTGCCTACATGCCCCACACGTTCTTCATTGGAGATCACGCCAACATGTTCCCTCACCTCAAG AAAAAGGCAGTGATTGATTTCAAGTCTAATGGACACATCTTCGACAACCGCATAGTCCTTAATGGTATTGATCTGAAGGCCTTCCTGGACAGTCTGCCAGATGTCAAAGTAATAAAG ATGAAGTGTGACAACAACCAGGAACCTGCTGGGGAAACTAATGGAGCTCTCTCCATGCCAGTTATTCCCATGAACACTGCAGCTGAAGCCATCATCAACATGATCAATCAAGGTCAAATCCAGGTCACAATTAATGGCTTCACTGTCAGCAATGGCCTGGCCACCACACAG ATCTTTTCAGCAGCCACTCAGACTATGTTCCTAAAG ATCAACAACAAAGCTGCTACTGGAGAGGAGGTTCCCCGCACAATCGTTGTGACAACCCGCTCCCAGTATGGTCTTCCAGAGGACTCCATCGTCTACTGCAACTTCAACCAGCTCTACAAGATTGACCCCCCTACTCTTCAGATGTGGGCCAAT ATCCTGAAGCGTGTATCCAACAGCGTGTTGTGGCTTCTTCGCTTCCCTGCCGTGGGCGAGCCAAACATCCAGCAGTATGCTCAGAACATGGGTCTGCCTGGCTCTCGCATCATCTTCTCCCCTGTGGCACCCAAGGAGGAGCATGTGAGGAGGGGCCAACTGGCTGATGTGTGCTTGGACACTCCTCTTTGCAATGGTCATACCACAGGCATGGATGTTCTCTGGGCTGGAACACCCATGGTCACCATGCCAG GTGAGACCCTCGCCTCCCGTGTGGCTGCCTCACAGCTCAGATGTCTGGGCTGCCCTGAGCTAATAGCCCAGAGTCGTCAGGACTATGAGGACATAGCGGTCAAACTGGGCTCTGACATGGAATA CCTGAAGATGGTTAGAGCACGTGTGTGGAGGCAGCGAATCTGCAGCCCTCTTTTCAACACCAAGCAATACTCCATGGACCTGGAGAGGCTCTACCTGCAGATGTGGGACCACCATAGCAAGGGCCACAAGCCAGAACCTCTGGTCAACTTCCAAACAGAGACGAGTGAGAACGCCTGA